A region from the Vicia villosa cultivar HV-30 ecotype Madison, WI linkage group LG3, Vvil1.0, whole genome shotgun sequence genome encodes:
- the LOC131658333 gene encoding uncharacterized protein LOC131658333, which translates to MLENAFRSKLKFRPQNKEDEGKKSYGEISRRREASRNFFKNKPDKNPPCNICKRPGHAEENCWYRNMPQCNHCKKFGHIEKNCRNKDRHQANIAEERDQEQCMFYATQYSMKEKGGSLYLDSGCSNHMARDDTIFKSIDESVKLKVRLGNGSVVESKGKGTVMVETDKGTRLIHDVLLVPSLKENILSIGQMMERGYTLHFEGGVCKILDNKNKRAEIAQVKMNKSNRSFSLNLKYATNIAMKVQVDDSWL; encoded by the coding sequence atgcttgaaaatGCCTTCCGATCAAAGCTCAAATTTCGGCCCCAAAATAAAGAAGATGAAGGAAAGAAGAGCTATGGAGAAATTTCTAGAAGAAGAGAAGCTTCTAGAAATTTCTTTAAGAACAAGCCAGATAAAAATCCTCCATGCAATATATGCAAAAGACCAGGCCACGCAGAGGAAAATTGTTGGTACCGTAATATGCCACAATGCAACCATTGCAAGAAGTTCGGACACATAGAGAAAAATTGTCGCAACAAAGATAGGCATCAAGCTAATATTGCAGAGGAGCGTGATCAAGAACAATGTATGTTCTATGCCACTCAATACTCAATGAAAGAAAAAGGAGGAAGTTTGTACTTGGATAGTGGATGTAGCAATCACATGGCCAGGGATGATACTATTTTTAAAAGTATTGACGAGTCTGTCAAACTGAAAGTCCGACTAGGAAATGGTAGTGTGGTTGAATCAAAAGGAAAAGGCACTGTCATGGTGGAGACAGATAAAGGTACGCGACTCATCCATGATGTCTTACTAGTTCCCAGCCTAAAAGAAAATATTCTAAGCATTGGTCAAATGATGGAGAGAGGCTATACACTTCACTTTGAAGGAGGTGTATGCAAAATATTagacaataaaaataaaagggcCGAGATTGCCCAAGTGAAGATGAATAAGAGCAATAGAAGCTTCTCGCTAAATTTAAAATATGCAACTAACATTGCCATGAAAGTACAAGTTGATGATTCATGGCtctag